One stretch of Fictibacillus sp. b24 DNA includes these proteins:
- a CDS encoding stage V sporulation protein AA — MDKTVYLRMRQRVQVLLNQKVTIGEVAQIVASDELERDIKGYVIHEVTPEDKHLIVIDVMRVIGTIQQKKPELDVQTIGPAQSILEIQMKQKKLAPVYFVLVWLLLFTGSALAIMNFHEDVSMQLVHQKIYFMITGHYKEQPLLLQVPYSFGLGLGMILFFNHLFRKRLNEEPSPLEVEMFNYQQDLDQYVIVHENKETEKKINGN; from the coding sequence TTGGATAAAACGGTATACCTGCGTATGCGTCAACGTGTACAGGTCCTTTTGAATCAGAAGGTTACAATCGGTGAGGTTGCACAGATTGTTGCATCTGATGAGTTAGAAAGAGACATCAAGGGATATGTTATCCATGAAGTAACCCCTGAAGATAAGCATTTGATTGTTATAGATGTCATGCGTGTGATCGGAACGATTCAACAGAAAAAGCCTGAGTTAGATGTTCAGACAATCGGCCCTGCACAATCGATTCTAGAGATTCAGATGAAACAAAAAAAGTTAGCACCTGTTTATTTTGTACTCGTGTGGCTGCTGCTCTTTACTGGTTCTGCGCTTGCGATTATGAATTTTCATGAAGATGTCAGCATGCAGCTTGTTCATCAAAAAATCTATTTTATGATAACTGGGCATTATAAAGAACAGCCTTTATTGCTTCAAGTTCCTTATTCATTCGGACTTGGCTTAGGAATGATTCTGTTTTTTAACCATCTGTTCCGGAAAAGGCTTAACGAAGAACCAAGCCCGTTAGAAGTAGAGATGTTCAACTATCAACAAGACCTTGATCAATATGTAATCGTTCATGAAAACAAAGAAACCGAGAAAAAGATCAATGGGAATTAA
- a CDS encoding peptidylprolyl isomerase has product MKKGSIEFENGEKILFDLFQEEAPGTVENFEKLANEGFYNGVTFHRVIPGFVAQGGDPTGTGAGGPGYSIPCETEGNPHKHVAGSLSMAHAGRDTGGSQFFIVHEPQPHLNGVHTVFGQVTEGMETVLRIKQGDVMKEVKVWEE; this is encoded by the coding sequence ATGAAAAAAGGTTCGATTGAATTTGAAAATGGCGAAAAAATACTTTTTGATTTGTTCCAAGAAGAAGCACCTGGAACAGTAGAAAACTTTGAAAAACTTGCAAACGAAGGGTTTTATAACGGTGTAACTTTCCACCGTGTTATCCCTGGTTTCGTAGCTCAAGGTGGAGACCCTACGGGAACTGGAGCTGGAGGCCCTGGTTATTCAATCCCTTGTGAAACAGAAGGAAACCCGCATAAGCACGTAGCTGGTTCTCTATCAATGGCACATGCTGGCCGTGATACAGGCGGAAGCCAATTCTTTATCGTACATGAGCCACAGCCGCACTTGAACGGTGTTCACACAGTTTTCGGACAAGTTACCGAAGGCATGGAAACAGTACTTCGCATTAAACAAGGCGATGTAATGAAAGAAGTTAAAGTTTGGGAAGAATAA
- the spoVAD gene encoding stage V sporulation protein AD, with protein sequence MNLLGRQTWKFANNVYLNAAGTAVGPMESEGPLGSYFDKTYNNLHCGQKNWELAERQLMEDAINACLQKVKMKPEDINFLLAGDLLNQIVSSNYTARGNGIPFLGVFGACSTSMESLALGAALVDGGYANRVVAAVSSHNATAERQFRYPTEYGGQKPDTATFTVTGAGAALVSKEVSDIKITSATVGKVVDLGIKDPFDMGSAMAPAAADTIAAHFKEMNVEPNEYDLIATGDLSGVGAPIVKMLLKEQGYDVSDNHRDCGLMIYRSGQQVFAGGSGCACSAVVTYGYILDEIRKGNLKKVLMVATGALLNPVMVQQKESIPTVAHGVVLERAEGGQ encoded by the coding sequence ATGAATTTATTAGGAAGACAGACGTGGAAATTTGCGAATAATGTGTATCTGAATGCAGCAGGAACTGCCGTTGGTCCGATGGAAAGTGAAGGTCCATTAGGCAGTTACTTTGATAAAACATATAACAACCTTCATTGCGGGCAAAAGAATTGGGAGCTTGCTGAAAGGCAGCTGATGGAAGACGCGATCAATGCTTGTTTACAGAAAGTAAAGATGAAGCCTGAAGATATCAATTTTTTATTGGCAGGTGATCTGCTTAACCAGATCGTTTCGTCCAACTATACAGCTCGAGGCAATGGTATCCCCTTCTTAGGCGTATTTGGAGCTTGCTCAACTTCTATGGAGTCTCTAGCGTTAGGCGCAGCATTGGTAGATGGCGGTTACGCAAACAGAGTTGTGGCAGCCGTTAGTTCGCACAACGCAACAGCCGAAAGACAGTTTAGATACCCAACTGAATATGGCGGACAAAAACCAGATACGGCTACGTTTACCGTTACAGGTGCAGGTGCGGCTCTTGTCAGTAAAGAGGTTTCTGATATTAAGATTACATCAGCAACAGTCGGAAAAGTTGTGGACTTAGGAATAAAAGACCCTTTTGATATGGGTTCTGCGATGGCACCTGCAGCAGCGGATACAATCGCTGCTCATTTTAAAGAGATGAATGTTGAACCAAATGAGTATGACTTAATCGCTACAGGAGACCTTTCAGGTGTGGGTGCGCCAATCGTAAAAATGCTGTTGAAAGAACAGGGCTATGATGTTTCTGATAATCATCGCGATTGCGGGCTGATGATTTATCGCTCCGGTCAGCAGGTGTTTGCTGGAGGAAGCGGCTGTGCATGTTCTGCGGTTGTCACTTATGGGTACATCCTGGATGAGATCCGAAAAGGGAATTTAAAGAAAGTTCTTATGGTAGCGACAGGAGCACTTTTAAACCCTGTTATGGTTCAGCAAAAAGAAAGTATTCCAACGGTTGCTCACGGAGTTGTTTTAGAGCGGGCGGAAGGAGGACAATAA
- a CDS encoding DUF309 domain-containing protein, with protein sequence MIYPKPWIEYLIHFHREQDYFECHEVLEEHWKAEGMKGDLWPGLIQLAVALYHQRRGNMNGAKKMITSGLRKLEKEESAIKELGIQTQPLFELIRERKQKIEQQKPFEPISLPLTTELLQKCLFEANATDEDWYSQAMTDDSIVHKHSLRDRTSVIDERNKQKLKKNRIL encoded by the coding sequence GTGATTTACCCAAAACCATGGATTGAATACTTAATACATTTTCATAGAGAACAAGATTATTTTGAATGCCATGAGGTTCTTGAGGAACATTGGAAAGCAGAAGGAATGAAAGGTGATCTGTGGCCGGGACTCATCCAACTTGCTGTCGCACTCTATCATCAGCGGCGAGGTAACATGAACGGCGCAAAAAAAATGATTACGAGCGGTTTACGAAAACTTGAAAAAGAAGAATCAGCTATAAAGGAACTTGGGATACAAACACAGCCCTTGTTTGAACTGATTAGGGAGAGAAAACAAAAAATTGAGCAACAGAAACCCTTTGAGCCGATATCTCTGCCCCTGACAACGGAATTATTACAAAAATGCTTATTTGAAGCAAATGCAACAGATGAAGATTGGTACTCACAAGCCATGACTGATGACAGCATCGTTCATAAGCACTCTTTAAGAGATCGAACCTCTGTTATTGATGAACGAAATAAACAAAAACTGAAGAAAAACAGAATTTTATAA
- a CDS encoding segregation/condensation protein A — MQYSVKLDGFEGPLDLLLHLIQTYEVDIYDIPVAIITEQYLQYIHTMKELKLDVASEFLVMAATLLAIKSKMLLPKHEEELFENQMELEMEEDPRDELVRRLVEYRKYKHAADELKERESARSLVYTRQPLDLSQFEKEETAKQVTNVTLYDMLQAMQKVFQEKVTRAPRQTTIERQEIPIETRMEQIKSSLVSVGGRKKFTELFDKSTKEHVVVTFLAILELMKVKTINCEQQDHFSEIYITMLEE, encoded by the coding sequence ATGCAATATAGTGTGAAGCTTGATGGATTTGAAGGTCCGCTTGATTTATTGCTTCATTTAATACAAACCTACGAAGTGGATATTTATGATATTCCAGTAGCCATTATCACTGAGCAATACCTTCAATATATACATACGATGAAAGAACTAAAACTGGATGTGGCAAGTGAATTTTTAGTGATGGCAGCTACACTGCTAGCGATTAAGAGTAAGATGCTGCTGCCAAAGCATGAGGAAGAACTGTTTGAAAACCAGATGGAACTTGAGATGGAAGAAGATCCGAGAGATGAGCTTGTTAGAAGGCTAGTAGAGTATAGAAAGTATAAACATGCTGCAGATGAGCTAAAAGAAAGAGAATCCGCAAGAAGTTTAGTCTATACGAGACAGCCGCTTGATTTGAGTCAGTTTGAAAAAGAAGAAACTGCCAAACAAGTCACGAATGTAACCCTTTATGATATGCTGCAGGCGATGCAAAAAGTCTTTCAAGAGAAGGTTACCCGTGCTCCGAGACAAACGACGATTGAACGTCAAGAGATTCCTATCGAAACAAGGATGGAACAAATAAAAAGTTCACTTGTTTCAGTAGGAGGACGAAAAAAGTTTACAGAGCTGTTTGATAAAAGTACAAAAGAGCACGTGGTTGTTACGTTTCTTGCGATTTTAGAACTAATGAAGGTGAAAACCATCAATTGTGAACAGCAAGATCATTTTAGTGAAATATATATAACGATGTTAGAGGAGTAA
- the spoVAC gene encoding stage V sporulation protein AC, protein MATKEEQQAYAKKIKPIQPKPPYVLNCLKAFLVGGLICVIGQAIQNFYIEFFNFSQETAGNPTVATLILIAALLTGLGVYDKIGQFAGAGSVVPVTGFANAVTSAALEHKSEGLVLGVATNLFKLAGAVIVFGAVSAYVFGMIRYIFQHLT, encoded by the coding sequence ATGGCAACAAAAGAAGAACAGCAAGCATATGCAAAAAAAATCAAACCGATTCAGCCTAAACCTCCTTATGTTTTAAATTGTTTAAAAGCATTTTTAGTCGGCGGGTTAATCTGTGTGATTGGTCAAGCGATTCAAAACTTTTATATCGAATTTTTTAATTTCTCACAAGAAACGGCCGGCAATCCAACCGTTGCAACGCTCATTTTAATTGCAGCTCTTTTAACAGGATTAGGTGTTTATGATAAGATCGGTCAGTTTGCTGGAGCAGGTTCAGTAGTGCCAGTAACTGGTTTTGCGAATGCTGTAACGAGTGCTGCACTAGAACATAAGAGTGAAGGTCTTGTACTTGGAGTGGCTACAAATCTGTTTAAACTTGCAGGAGCAGTTATCGTTTTCGGGGCTGTGTCTGCCTACGTTTTTGGGATGATCCGCTACATCTTTCAGCATTTGACATAA
- a CDS encoding spore germination protein, with the protein MGNAKNKTPISKNIHDTEKFLKERLGIGVSFDVGVRKIFVLKKELQLYYCTGLCDSEFIIMIYRELMDMDHGHRSPGKVKDLVHNHLAHQQVELTKSLDEAVDRMLSGLIVIFVDGEEEAFVVDVRSYPGRSPEEPDIEKVVRGARDGYTENIIINTALTRRRIRDERLRHEIMQVGERSKTDVCLSYIQDVADPGLVDLIRKEISSIEIDGIPMADKTIEEFIVKQGWNPFPLVRYTERPDVAAQHLMEGHVLIITDTSPSVIITPTTLFHHVQHAEEFRQTPFIGAFLRWTRFTGMLASVFLVPMWLLFSMEKELLPPFIDFIGPNKTTNIPLFLQIIFAEIGIDILRLAAIHTPSALSTAMGLIAAVLIGQIAIDVGLFVPEVILYVAIAAIGSFSTPSYELSIANKVLRLFLIAMVMLFKVPGFIIGFTIMILYMATIKNLNTPYLWPLLPFNPKAFLQIVVRIAVPLSKVRPSIVHPQNTKKQPTN; encoded by the coding sequence GTGGGAAACGCCAAAAATAAGACTCCGATCAGTAAGAATATTCATGACACAGAAAAGTTCTTAAAAGAACGTCTTGGCATCGGCGTAAGTTTCGATGTTGGGGTCAGAAAGATTTTTGTTCTAAAAAAAGAACTGCAGCTTTATTATTGTACAGGTCTTTGTGACAGTGAGTTCATCATTATGATCTATCGTGAGCTTATGGATATGGATCATGGTCATAGGTCACCAGGCAAAGTAAAAGACCTTGTACATAATCATTTGGCTCACCAGCAAGTGGAGCTAACAAAATCATTAGATGAAGCCGTAGACAGGATGCTGTCGGGATTAATCGTTATCTTTGTTGACGGTGAGGAAGAAGCCTTTGTTGTTGACGTAAGGAGCTACCCGGGTAGGTCTCCTGAAGAACCGGATATCGAGAAAGTTGTAAGAGGTGCTCGCGACGGATATACGGAGAACATTATCATCAACACTGCTCTTACAAGAAGACGTATTCGAGATGAGCGTTTAAGACACGAAATTATGCAAGTTGGAGAAAGGTCTAAAACCGATGTATGTCTTTCTTATATACAGGACGTTGCAGATCCAGGGCTCGTTGATCTGATAAGAAAAGAAATCAGCTCTATAGAGATCGACGGGATACCGATGGCGGATAAAACGATCGAAGAATTTATTGTTAAACAAGGCTGGAATCCGTTTCCCTTAGTCCGGTATACAGAGCGGCCTGACGTTGCAGCTCAGCATTTAATGGAAGGGCATGTATTGATTATCACGGATACATCACCGAGCGTTATTATTACCCCTACGACACTCTTTCATCATGTGCAGCATGCAGAAGAGTTTAGGCAAACTCCATTTATCGGTGCTTTTTTAAGATGGACACGTTTTACTGGGATGCTCGCTTCTGTCTTTTTAGTTCCGATGTGGCTCTTGTTTTCAATGGAAAAAGAGCTGCTGCCGCCTTTTATTGATTTTATTGGACCAAATAAAACAACCAACATCCCATTATTTTTACAGATCATCTTTGCGGAAATTGGGATTGATATCTTGAGGCTTGCCGCCATTCATACACCTAGTGCCCTTTCGACTGCTATGGGTCTGATCGCAGCAGTATTGATCGGCCAGATTGCGATTGACGTTGGCTTGTTCGTTCCAGAAGTTATCTTGTATGTAGCAATTGCTGCGATCGGATCGTTTTCAACTCCAAGCTACGAGCTCAGTATCGCCAATAAAGTGCTGCGGCTCTTCTTAATTGCAATGGTGATGCTCTTTAAAGTCCCGGGGTTTATAATCGGGTTTACGATTATGATTTTATACATGGCAACCATTAAGAACTTGAACACACCATACTTATGGCCGCTCTTACCGTTTAATCCGAAAGCGTTTCTGCAGATTGTCGTTCGGATAGCCGTTCCGCTCTCTAAAGTGCGACCGAGCATCGTGCATCCGCAAAACACAAAAAAACAGCCAACTAATTAA
- the spoVAE gene encoding stage V sporulation protein AE, whose product MEFFWAFVIGGAICVVGQLMMDVLKLTPAHVTTSFVVIGAGLDAFGIYDNLIKFAGAGATVPITSFGHSLLHGAMAAADEHGFIGIAMGIFELTSAGISSAILFGFLVAVIFEPKG is encoded by the coding sequence ATGGAATTTTTCTGGGCATTTGTAATAGGAGGCGCCATTTGTGTCGTCGGTCAATTGATGATGGATGTTTTGAAATTAACACCAGCGCATGTTACCACTTCGTTTGTAGTGATAGGAGCAGGTCTTGATGCTTTCGGAATCTATGATAACTTAATCAAGTTTGCAGGAGCGGGTGCTACCGTTCCGATTACAAGCTTTGGTCACTCACTTCTTCATGGTGCGATGGCAGCAGCTGACGAACATGGTTTTATCGGAATAGCGATGGGTATTTTTGAGTTAACATCTGCAGGTATTTCTTCTGCCATTTTGTTTGGTTTTTTAGTAGCAGTCATTTTTGAACCAAAGGGGTGA
- a CDS encoding type III polyketide synthase: MPRIAAVETINPPHKLSQDETMEFARNLFQDAFSDIERLLKVFQNGEIESRYFAMPIDWFKKKRSFQEKNDLYIDFATNLGAECIEKCMSDQNLNVSYENIDAIFFISSSGLSTPSIEARIMNILPFSSHTKRIPIWGLGCAGGAAGFSRAYDYCKAYPKSNVLVLSVELCSLTFQHEDLSKSNLVGTSLFADGVACALICGDESETGMSLKVKPYIKDTMSTLKPHSEDVMGWEVKDTGLYVVFSRDIPNVIRTWLKPNVDEFLERNQLVGEQIKHFIAHPGGKKVLEAYVDALGIPLSKTDISRDVLMTNGNMSSATVFYVLKKFMETEKQDGDLGVMAALGPGFSSELLLVEWRK, encoded by the coding sequence TTGCCAAGAATAGCAGCAGTCGAAACGATAAATCCCCCACACAAACTTTCCCAAGATGAAACGATGGAATTTGCAAGAAACTTATTTCAGGATGCTTTCTCAGACATTGAGCGATTATTAAAGGTTTTTCAAAATGGTGAAATCGAGTCTCGTTACTTTGCGATGCCTATCGATTGGTTTAAGAAAAAAAGAAGTTTTCAAGAGAAAAATGATTTATACATAGATTTTGCCACCAATCTAGGAGCAGAATGTATAGAAAAGTGCATGTCAGATCAGAACCTCAACGTATCATATGAAAATATTGACGCTATTTTTTTTATATCGAGTTCCGGACTTTCTACTCCAAGTATTGAAGCAAGGATAATGAATATACTTCCATTTTCATCTCATACAAAAAGGATTCCCATTTGGGGGTTAGGCTGTGCTGGTGGAGCAGCTGGTTTTTCAAGAGCCTATGATTATTGCAAAGCTTATCCGAAGTCCAACGTACTTGTATTAAGTGTTGAGCTATGCTCATTAACCTTTCAGCACGAAGATTTATCCAAGAGTAACTTAGTTGGAACATCTTTGTTTGCTGATGGTGTTGCGTGCGCACTAATCTGTGGTGATGAATCTGAAACGGGTATGTCGTTAAAAGTAAAACCATATATAAAAGATACGATGTCTACTTTAAAGCCGCATTCTGAAGACGTGATGGGGTGGGAAGTAAAAGATACGGGACTGTATGTTGTGTTTTCAAGAGATATTCCAAATGTAATCCGAACATGGTTAAAACCCAATGTAGACGAGTTTTTGGAGAGAAATCAACTTGTTGGTGAACAAATTAAACATTTTATTGCGCATCCTGGCGGAAAAAAAGTACTTGAAGCTTATGTTGATGCTTTAGGAATTCCATTATCTAAAACAGATATTTCAAGAGATGTATTAATGACAAATGGAAATATGTCATCAGCAACTGTGTTCTACGTGTTAAAAAAGTTTATGGAAACAGAAAAGCAAGATGGAGATCTGGGAGTAATGGCAGCACTAGGTCCTGGTTTTTCCTCTGAACTTCTATTAGTGGAATGGAGGAAGTAA
- the scpB gene encoding SMC-Scp complex subunit ScpB, producing MERNEIKAVVEGLLFVSGDEGIDRKQIAQVLEIDSKDLDPIIEELKESYSSSDRGMSIVEYAGSLQFVTKPDHAVYYERLVETPGHSTLSQAALETLAIIAYKQPITRSEIEEVRGVKTEKPLQTLSAKGLVKEVGRAEGTGRAILYGTTKAFLEHFGLQNIKELPPLPENIKEESVEQEADLFFSKFQESLTTEDQ from the coding sequence TTGGAACGAAATGAAATAAAAGCAGTTGTCGAGGGTTTGCTTTTTGTCAGTGGAGACGAAGGAATTGATAGAAAACAGATCGCTCAAGTACTGGAGATTGATAGCAAAGATTTGGATCCCATCATTGAAGAATTGAAGGAGAGTTATTCGTCATCAGACAGAGGGATGTCTATTGTGGAATATGCGGGATCTCTTCAATTTGTAACAAAGCCGGATCATGCTGTCTATTATGAAAGGCTTGTCGAAACACCAGGACATTCAACACTTTCACAGGCTGCTCTTGAAACACTTGCAATCATTGCTTATAAACAGCCGATTACGAGGTCTGAGATTGAAGAAGTAAGAGGTGTAAAAACAGAAAAGCCTTTACAGACATTATCTGCAAAAGGACTTGTAAAAGAAGTTGGAAGAGCTGAGGGTACCGGTAGAGCGATCCTTTATGGAACAACCAAAGCATTTCTAGAGCATTTTGGTCTGCAGAACATTAAGGAGCTGCCACCGCTGCCTGAGAACATAAAGGAAGAAAGTGTTGAACAGGAAGCAGACTTGTTCTTTTCAAAGTTTCAGGAATCACTAACTACTGAAGATCAGTAA
- the lysA gene encoding diaminopimelate decarboxylase — translation MNLHGTAQIGQNHHLWIGGTDTVELAKKYGTPLYLYDVSLIKNRARGFKRAFEEKGVGYQVAYASKAFSSIAMFQLIEQEGLSLDVVSGGELYTALQAEFPAERIHFHGNNKSYEELEFALNAGVGCIVVDNFFEISLLKMLSSKLNKKVNVLLRLTPGIEAHTHDYIITGQEDSKFGFDLGNGQADKALQEVLDYEGFQVLGVHCHIGSQIFETDGFTLAIEKLFGHFKKWEESFNYFPEVVNLGGGFGIQYTSEDTPLAPEQYVTAMIEEVSKQMNRFEGRGLPELWIEPGRSLVGDAGTTIYSIGSQKEIEGVRHYVSVDGGMTDNIRPALYQAKYEAYVANKMNEKPAQTVSIAGKCCESGDMLIWDIELPKVTDNDYLAVSCTGAYGYSMASNYNRIQRPAVVFVENGEEQLVVKRETYEDLIKNDVPLKTNVFV, via the coding sequence GTGAATTTACACGGTACAGCACAGATCGGACAAAATCATCATTTATGGATAGGTGGTACAGATACGGTTGAACTTGCAAAAAAATACGGAACACCACTTTATCTGTACGATGTATCTTTGATAAAGAATAGAGCAAGAGGTTTTAAGAGAGCATTCGAAGAAAAAGGTGTGGGCTACCAAGTCGCGTACGCCTCTAAAGCGTTCTCCTCCATCGCCATGTTTCAGCTGATCGAACAAGAAGGATTAAGTCTCGATGTAGTTTCAGGCGGAGAGCTTTACACTGCCCTTCAAGCAGAGTTTCCCGCAGAACGAATTCATTTTCATGGAAACAATAAAAGCTATGAAGAGTTAGAGTTTGCACTTAATGCTGGAGTAGGATGTATTGTAGTTGACAACTTTTTTGAGATCTCATTACTAAAAATGTTAAGCAGCAAACTCAATAAAAAAGTGAATGTTTTATTGCGGCTCACTCCAGGCATTGAAGCACATACACATGATTACATCATTACAGGCCAGGAGGATTCTAAATTTGGTTTTGATTTAGGGAACGGCCAAGCTGATAAGGCGCTGCAGGAAGTTCTTGATTATGAAGGTTTTCAAGTATTAGGGGTTCATTGTCATATCGGTTCTCAAATCTTTGAAACAGATGGTTTTACTTTAGCGATCGAGAAGTTATTTGGGCACTTTAAGAAATGGGAAGAGAGCTTCAACTATTTTCCAGAAGTCGTTAACCTTGGTGGAGGTTTTGGTATTCAATATACTTCTGAAGACACACCGCTTGCACCAGAACAGTATGTCACGGCTATGATTGAAGAAGTGAGCAAACAGATGAACCGTTTTGAAGGAAGAGGTTTACCTGAGTTGTGGATTGAACCGGGCCGGTCGCTTGTAGGTGACGCAGGAACAACGATCTATTCGATCGGATCGCAAAAAGAGATTGAAGGTGTTAGACATTATGTTTCTGTTGACGGCGGAATGACCGATAACATTCGCCCTGCACTCTATCAGGCAAAATATGAAGCTTATGTTGCAAACAAAATGAACGAAAAGCCTGCACAAACCGTATCCATCGCAGGGAAATGCTGTGAGAGCGGAGATATGCTGATCTGGGATATCGAGCTGCCGAAAGTAACGGATAACGATTATTTAGCAGTATCATGTACCGGAGCATATGGATACAGCATGGCGAGCAATTATAACCGCATTCAACGACCTGCCGTTGTGTTTGTTGAGAACGGCGAGGAACAACTTGTAGTGAAACGGGAAACATATGAAGACCTCATTAAGAATGATGTCCCATTAAAAACAAATGTTTTTGTGTAA
- a CDS encoding stage V sporulation protein AB, with the protein MGIKVILVAFIGFGGGITVGSGLVALITVLGIVPRLMQLSKTYRYIRGYELSIILGAVIGGWMNLRNASITFPAFFLVPIGLFAGIFVGMLAAALTEVLNVLPILAKRVGFGEKIIIILMAIVLGKISGSLFHWMYYINH; encoded by the coding sequence ATGGGAATTAAAGTCATACTGGTTGCTTTTATTGGATTTGGCGGAGGAATAACAGTTGGTTCTGGTCTCGTTGCGCTGATAACGGTATTAGGAATCGTTCCAAGACTGATGCAGCTTTCAAAAACATATCGGTACATCAGAGGTTATGAATTAAGCATTATATTAGGAGCGGTAATTGGCGGCTGGATGAACTTAAGAAACGCTTCAATTACATTTCCAGCATTCTTCCTCGTTCCAATCGGCCTATTTGCAGGAATTTTTGTAGGGATGCTTGCAGCTGCTTTAACTGAAGTCTTGAACGTACTTCCGATTCTTGCAAAAAGAGTAGGATTCGGTGAGAAGATCATCATCATATTAATGGCGATTGTATTAGGTAAAATTTCAGGATCTTTGTTTCATTGGATGTATTACATTAACCACTAA
- a CDS encoding stage V sporulation protein AE produces the protein MVKKRVIFITDGDLYALRVVEHAAKQVGGRCISQSWGNPSKKSGEELVEMIRTTPNDPVLVMFDDCGFKGEGPGEHAMRYIHQQKDIDVIGAVAVASKTHFAEWTKVHCSMDRYGELTEFGIDKSGLPDLETGRINGDTVYILDELNLPFVVGIGDIGKMSGFDAVEKGAPITVKAIKLILERSESSGKRQK, from the coding sequence ATGGTGAAAAAACGGGTCATTTTCATAACAGATGGAGATCTGTATGCATTGCGGGTTGTAGAACATGCTGCTAAACAAGTTGGCGGCCGCTGTATTTCGCAATCATGGGGAAATCCATCCAAAAAGAGCGGAGAAGAACTAGTAGAAATGATCCGAACAACACCTAATGATCCTGTACTTGTGATGTTCGATGACTGTGGTTTTAAGGGAGAAGGTCCTGGAGAACATGCAATGAGATACATTCATCAGCAAAAAGACATAGATGTTATCGGTGCAGTAGCTGTGGCTTCAAAGACTCATTTCGCTGAGTGGACGAAAGTACATTGCTCAATGGACAGATATGGTGAACTCACAGAGTTTGGCATTGATAAGAGCGGGCTGCCAGATTTAGAAACTGGAAGAATTAATGGCGATACCGTGTATATACTCGATGAACTAAATCTTCCCTTTGTGGTTGGAATCGGAGACATTGGTAAAATGTCAGGCTTCGATGCTGTGGAAAAAGGGGCTCCGATTACAGTTAAAGCCATTAAACTCATTTTAGAAAGGAGCGAATCAAGTGGGAAACGCCAAAAATAA
- the sigF gene encoding RNA polymerase sporulation sigma factor SigF, with translation MDVEVKGSKSEPFLKDEEIKLLIKQSQEGDQSARDTIVEKNMRLVWSVVQRFLNRGYEADDLFQIGSIGLLKSVDKFDLSYDVRFSTYAVPMIIGEIQRFIRDDGTVKVSRSLKETGNKVRKAKDELSKSLGRTPTISEVAEHLEVAVEDVIMAQDAVRAPQSIHETVYENDGDPITLLDQISDHSENKWFDKIALKDIMDKLDERERLIVYLRYFKDQTQSEVADRLAISQVQVSRLEKKILLFMKNQMET, from the coding sequence ATGGATGTCGAGGTGAAAGGCAGCAAAAGTGAACCGTTTCTTAAGGATGAAGAGATTAAGTTATTGATCAAACAGAGTCAGGAAGGAGATCAGTCAGCTCGTGATACGATTGTAGAAAAAAACATGAGGCTGGTCTGGTCTGTGGTTCAACGCTTTTTAAACAGAGGTTATGAAGCTGATGACCTTTTTCAAATCGGCAGTATCGGATTATTAAAATCAGTAGATAAATTTGATCTTTCCTATGATGTACGGTTCTCAACTTATGCAGTACCGATGATCATCGGGGAGATTCAGCGCTTCATTCGAGACGATGGAACTGTGAAAGTTAGCCGCTCTTTAAAAGAGACAGGAAATAAAGTAAGAAAAGCAAAAGACGAGTTATCCAAGTCATTAGGGCGTACACCAACCATATCAGAAGTGGCTGAACATCTTGAGGTTGCAGTGGAAGATGTGATCATGGCGCAAGATGCAGTAAGAGCGCCACAATCCATTCACGAAACGGTGTATGAAAATGATGGCGATCCTATCACTTTACTCGATCAAATCTCAGACCACTCTGAAAACAAATGGTTTGATAAGATCGCATTAAAGGATATCATGGATAAGCTCGATGAAAGAGAACGTCTAATTGTATATTTGAGGTATTTTAAAGATCAAACCCAATCCGAAGTTGCTGATCGTCTTGCGATTTCTCAAGTACAAGTGTCGAGACTCGAAAAGAAGATACTATTATTTATGAAAAACCAGATGGAGACTTAA